CGGTGATGTGCCCATTCGTCTGACGGCAACTGGAAAACTGACTGCCAAGAACCGCATTGAACTGTATGCTGAAGTGCAGGGCATTATGCTCGATTCGGATGGCAATTTCAAAGCAGGCGAACGCTTTGACAAAGGCGCGCGCTTGGTGCAGATAGACGGTGAGGTTTTCCGCGCCAGCCTCAAAGCACAGAAAAGCAGCCTGCAGAACCTGATAACAGCGGCCTTGGCCGATCTGAAACTCGATTATCCGAACAGCTTTGCAAAATGGGAGGCGTACTCACGCAATTTCAATGTGAACAAGCCTGTGGTCGAACTGCCCGAACCTGCCGATGACAAGGAGCGCATGTTCATCACGGGCCGCAACATCTACTCCACCTACTATAATGTGAAGAATGCGGAACTGACCTTGGCCAAATACGACATCTATGCACCGTACGATGGTGTACTGACGGAAGCGCTCGTCAACACGGGAACATTGATCCGTCCGGGTCAGAAGCTTGGCTCCTTCATCGACCCAAGTGTCTATGAGATGGAAACGCCCGTGCCTGTTTCGATGCTGGAGTTCATGAAAGTGGGCGAAAGTGTAAAGCTGACCAGCACACACTCCACCGAAAAGTGGAAAGGACGCGTGTCCCGCATCAATAGCATGGTAAATGCCGGAACGCAAACGGTGAACATTTACATTGAAGTGAGCGGAAACGGGCTTGAGGAAGGCATGTTCTTAGAAGCGCAGATAGACGCCACTCACATTCAGAATGCATTTGAGATAGACAGAAGTGTGCTGTTCGATGACGGGCAAGTGTATGTGGCCAACGATTCGCTATTGGTGCAGAAGGAGGTACAGCCACAGTACTACAACGAGAAGACCGTGGTCGTTTCCGGTCTGGCCGATGGTGACCAAGTGCTGACCAAGATGCCTCCGGGAGCTTATCCGGGCATGCGCATCACCATTTTTGGCAACTAAGGCAACGGTACACTTTGAACAATTAACTCTGAACCATCTCCCGTTTTGAAAGGAATCATCTCCCACTTCATCAAGTATCCGGTTGCGGTGAACGTGACCATACTCATGTTCGCATTTCTCGGTATCGCAGGCCT
The nucleotide sequence above comes from Flavobacteriales bacterium. Encoded proteins:
- a CDS encoding HlyD family efflux transporter periplasmic adaptor subunit → MVRKIIITLVTVLILVGGFALSGKLADSKKPPEKKKEKHITTVFTTTVANGDVPIRLTATGKLTAKNRIELYAEVQGIMLDSDGNFKAGERFDKGARLVQIDGEVFRASLKAQKSSLQNLITAALADLKLDYPNSFAKWEAYSRNFNVNKPVVELPEPADDKERMFITGRNIYSTYYNVKNAELTLAKYDIYAPYDGVLTEALVNTGTLIRPGQKLGSFIDPSVYEMETPVPVSMLEFMKVGESVKLTSTHSTEKWKGRVSRINSMVNAGTQTVNIYIEVSGNGLEEGMFLEAQIDATHIQNAFEIDRSVLFDDGQVYVANDSLLVQKEVQPQYYNEKTVVVSGLADGDQVLTKMPPGAYPGMRITIFGN